GCCGGGGCACTGTCCGGATTGCCGAACAGGAACCACTTCTTCGCACTGGCATTCGGAATCGCAGCATTGCTCAGCCAGGGCGTGGAAACAGGCTCAAATTTGCCGGCGTGCGGGTTCTCATTCGTCTTCGGCTTGTTGGCCGTAGTGGTTTCATTGACCTTGGTTTCTTTGTAGATCGCTTCCGCCGTCACCTTCAGGGCATTGGGACAGAGCAGGAGCTCCGGCGTAATGCCGATCGGCAGCCCTTTGGAATCAACCTGGTTCAGAAATGCCGCTTCCGCAGCCGTCAGCGCATCGATACTGAGCGCAGAGGCAGCAGTCGCCAGCAGGTTGTTGTTGCTGGTGTGGAAGAAGTTCCCCGCATTACCCAGCAGGAGCGTATAAACGGCCCGCTGCAGTGCATTGGAGCCGCCACGACCGAAGACGCTGACCAGGTCTTTAAACACACCCAGATCATCGTTGATCATGTCTTCGCGAGTCAGAGCAATCATTCTCGCCTTGGTGCCGACCTTGTTGGTGTAGGTATCTTCGGACATGCTGCCATGTTCGATTTCACCATTTTTCCCGAGGTCGACCAGCTCACCATCTGCCGTGACGCGATGCCGCGTGTGGACTTTAAAGTCCATGTGATCCGTCTGATTACAGAACTTTTCCACCACGCTGATGACGGTGTTGTAAGCCTTCAACAGGTACTTGTTGGCCACGTTGCCCAGCACACCAGACAGAGACAGCGTCGACGTTCCGCCGGCACGGATCATCATGTCAGCCTTGAGAGCGGCTTCAATCATGGCATCCGTTACCCGGCCATTGCCGGCATGACCGCCGCTGGCTTGGATGACTTCAACCATCAAGGTCCGAAGACTCACATCACGCAGCACATCGACAGCAGCATTCATCGTCTTTTCGTCGAACAGTTTCCCGGCTTCGTCCTCTTTCAGGAAGCCGCTGTTCATCGACAGCGCCGCTTCAATCACCAGAGCTTCTGCAGGTGCATCAGCGGCACCGGATTTCCGCGGCTTGGGACGCGAAGCACGCAGCATGGTGATTTCGGTTTTTTCGAGTGTCCAGTTATCTTTGATCGCCTGGGCAGCGATGTCAGAGTGACCTTCACAGAGTTCCTTGATCCCGTCGATGCGTTCCATTTCCGCAGCCGAACTGGCGCGAATGCTCTCCAGGTACTCATCGGTCTTCGCCTGCAGCAGGACAGCGGGATCCGGTTCATCATCAGCAGACTTCTTTTTGCCAGGCTCTGTTTTCAATGCCAGCTGAGCATTATCAAACGTCGCCTGCAGATCCTTCAGCTGATCGTCGGTCAATTCATGATCCTCACCAAACGTGGCCAGAATCCATTTTTCAAACTCGTTCATGTTCGAAATTCCTTTGGTTTTAGCGACCGTGGCCGCAAGTCTTACTTCCGTGTCGTCATCCGAACCCAGGGTTACGAACGACAACTCTTTCAATTGCGCCTGCCGTGCAACAAGCACGGGGCCGCTAAACGTCTGCCCGTTGACGGTGACATTCCGCCCCTGGGGCACCATCTCCACTTTCAGCGCTTTGGCGCCGATCGAGACCTGCCAGGGGAATCCGTTTTTACTGGCGCTGATCACTTCCTTTGAATCAGCGTTATCAACTGAGATCACGCCGGATGCTTCCAGCGTCCGGAAGTTGTTCCGGATCTCAGTGGTGTGTCCAATGTTTCGCTTCGCTTCATGTTCCCGCAGCACGGGCCGGGACTTGGCAGTAACCTGCAGCCCTTTCAGATCGACCACTACCGGATACTTGATGCCGGATAGAATCAACTTCCCGCCGCCGTAACATTTCATGTCAAACGTCGGCGGCTTCGCCGGATCATCGGTAGGTGTAATGACTGGGCTCACATCGTCGGCAGCCTCGATAAAGAAGTCCTTCAGAGACGCCGCGACGGATGCCCGGATCTGGAAGTCACTCTTCCTGGTCTGCGCCTTCTTCATCATCCGATTCTTCCGGCGTTTCCGTTTCTGTTGTCGGCTTACCATCGTTCATTACCCCTTCGGTATTGATGTTGTTGTCGCGAATAAACGCCTGCTCTTCCGCAACCTGTTTCAGCTCAGTCCGCCAGTCTTTATTTTCTTTGGCGTATTCGGCTTTGTAGGTTGTGGTTTTGTTTTCCAGTTTGGTCTTCTGGGCATTGGCGGACTTTTGCGGGTCGACATGTTCCGTGCCGTCCCAGTTCCAGCCGTAGTCATCGAGATAATCGAGCGAAATATATGTTGAGAAAAACGCACTGATCTGATTCCGCAGCTTCTTTTTCTTCACTGTGCTGGACCAGTGGGGATCTTCGCCCCAGGCCATGGAAGCCTCGACCATCCACTCTTCCAGGAGCTGGTCCATGATGGACTCTTCCACCCGGTTAATTTCGATGCGGAGTGA
The sequence above is a segment of the Gimesia algae genome. Coding sequences within it:
- a CDS encoding phage major capsid protein — protein: MVSRQQKRKRRKNRMMKKAQTRKSDFQIRASVAASLKDFFIEAADDVSPVITPTDDPAKPPTFDMKCYGGGKLILSGIKYPVVVDLKGLQVTAKSRPVLREHEAKRNIGHTTEIRNNFRTLEASGVISVDNADSKEVISASKNGFPWQVSIGAKALKVEMVPQGRNVTVNGQTFSGPVLVARQAQLKELSFVTLGSDDDTEVRLAATVAKTKGISNMNEFEKWILATFGEDHELTDDQLKDLQATFDNAQLALKTEPGKKKSADDEPDPAVLLQAKTDEYLESIRASSAAEMERIDGIKELCEGHSDIAAQAIKDNWTLEKTEITMLRASRPKPRKSGAADAPAEALVIEAALSMNSGFLKEDEAGKLFDEKTMNAAVDVLRDVSLRTLMVEVIQASGGHAGNGRVTDAMIEAALKADMMIRAGGTSTLSLSGVLGNVANKYLLKAYNTVISVVEKFCNQTDHMDFKVHTRHRVTADGELVDLGKNGEIEHGSMSEDTYTNKVGTKARMIALTREDMINDDLGVFKDLVSVFGRGGSNALQRAVYTLLLGNAGNFFHTSNNNLLATAASALSIDALTAAEAAFLNQVDSKGLPIGITPELLLCPNALKVTAEAIYKETKVNETTTANKPKTNENPHAGKFEPVSTPWLSNAAIPNASAKKWFLFGNPDSAPAIQIAYLQGKRRPTVEGGNGNFNTLGMEWRSFWDFGVAFVDPKAAQRNDGE